In the genome of Phaeodactylum tricornutum CCAP 1055/1 chromosome 18, whole genome shotgun sequence, one region contains:
- a CDS encoding predicted protein, with protein MGITKMQSEHLRLSKTIFTTSKTTLQQGVHLVMKAHTIGLILLQTTNAFLSPYGRIKNMNSIPGRVETVESLRGGALEALPAEVVNLPSTVTSLVTSSLLSGPYGVVALAAISAAVILPLTQVKNMYGVSVGYGGSVAAIAYVLLQTFVPAKGDISHLLLGSSLFYGIRLASFLFVRDVAGWKPPASREEPSRMKRVPFALSLAIFYGLMTTPLLYAMRTPSAVGTSLHRVSMVGTGIAWAGAILEAVADGHKFLSKLNVDPKSKAFTGPSTGVYTMTRHPNYSGEVLFWVGTFVAGAPSFGKSIIAWLSSTAGLYGIVSIMNAATKGLEKRQGEKYGGQKAYETWKSDVPYPLVPLIKAYPLSPLLAREIGYGRYFNGLKDFLSSQPSVANKIELVGKEDPTVTGNFEVSVAATGQLLHSKRQAGQGKATSPGERAAILEQIKELLDEDD; from the exons ATGGGAATCACAAAAATGCAATCAGAACACCTACGTCTATCCAAGACGATCTTTACGACATCCAAGACTACCTTGCAACAAGGAGTACATCTCGTTATGAAGGCACATACTATTGGATTGATTCTCCTCCAGACCACAAACGCTTTTCTATCGCCGTACGGTAGAATAAAAAACATGAATTCAATTCCCGGAAGAGTCGAGACAGTTGAAAGCCTTCGCGGTGGCGCTCTCGAGGCGCTGCCCGCAGAGGTCGTCAACCTCCCCTCCACGGTAACTTCTCTCGTCACATCGTCGCTTCTGTCGGGACCTTACGGGGTCGTAGCTTTGGCAGCAATTTCGGCCGCCGTTATCTTGCCTCTTACTCAAGTGAAGAATATGTACGGAGTATCCGTTGGCTACGGCGGCTCTGTCGCGGCGATTGCCTACgtcttgttgcaaacatttgtGCCCGCAAAAGGCGACATTTCGCACTTGCTACTTGGGTCTTCTTTGTTTTACGGAATCCGGCTCGCGTCGTTCTTGTTCGTGCGGGATGTGGCTGGATGGAAGCCTCCAGCATCCCGTGAAGAGCCTTCGCGGATGAAGCGTGTTCCGTTCGCCCTGAGTTTGGCAATATTTTACGGTCTGATGACAACGCCTCTCTTGTACGCCATGCGCACTCCGTCAGCCGTGGGAACGTCGCTTCATAGAGTCAGTATGGTAGGGACTGGCATAGCCTGGGCTGGCGCTATTTTGGAAGCCGTTGCGGATGGACACAAATTTCTCTCGAAACTCAACGTCGATCCGAAGTCTAAAGCATTCACCGGTCCTTCGACGGGAGTCTACACAATGACACGGCATCCCAACTATTCCGGGGAGGTTCTATTTTGGGTAGGAACCTTCGTTGCGGGAGCGCCTTCGTTTGGAAAGTCTATAATCGCTTGGTTGTCGTCTACCGCCGGTTTGTACGGCATTGTATCAATCATGAATGCTGCGACAAAGGGTTTGGAAAAGCGTCAGGGAGAAAAATATGGTGGGCAGAAAGCGTACGAAACTTGGAAATCTGATGTTCCCTACCCGCTCGTCCCGCTTATAAAGGC GTACCCACTTTCACCCCTTTTGGCAAGGGAAATAG GCTACGGTCGCTATTTTAACGGGTTGAAAGACTTTCTCTCCTCTCAACCCTCCGTAGCGAATAAGATTGAGCTAGTCGGTAAGGAAGATCCTACGGTGACGGGAAATTTTGAGGTGTCCGTCGCAGCGACTGGGCAACTTTTGCATTCCAAGCGACAGGCCGGCCAAGGAAAGGCGACGTCCCCGGGCGAACGGGCGGCGATTTTGGAGCAAATAAAAGAGCTATTGGATGAAGATGACTAG